The proteins below come from a single Papaver somniferum cultivar HN1 chromosome 11, ASM357369v1, whole genome shotgun sequence genomic window:
- the LOC113321834 gene encoding glutamate dehydrogenase 1-like isoform X1 — protein sequence MYQRLVLWKVGSRNLCQNWERNMNALAATSRNFKQAARLLGLDSKLEKSLLIPFREIKVECTIPKDDGSLASFVGFRVQHDNARGPMKGGIRYHPEVDPDEVNALAQLMTWKTAVANIPYGGAKGGIGCDPGELSISELERLTRVFTQKIHDLIGIHTDVPAPDMGTNPQTMAWILDEYSKFHGYSPAVVTGKPIDLGGSLGRDAATGRGVLFATEALLNEYGKSISGQRFVIQGFGNVGSWAAQLIHEKGGKIVAVSDITGALKNSNGIDIPSLLKHSKANRGIKGFGGAQHIDSNSILVEDCDVLIPAALGGVINRENANEIKAKFIIEAANHPSDPEADEILAKKGVVILPDILANSGGVTVSYFEWVQNIQGFMWDEEKVNKELKTYMTKGFQSVKEMCKTHGCDIRMGAFTLGVNRVARATILRGWEA from the exons ATGTACCAGAGGTTAGTTTTATGGAAGGTGGGTAGCAGGAATCTCTGTCAGAATTG GGAAAGAAACATGAATGCATTAGCAGCTACAAGCAGGAACTTCAAGCAAGCAGCCCGGCTTTTGGGGTTGGATTCAAAACTCGAAAAGAGTTTACTTATTCCTTTCAGAGAAATTAAG GTGGAATGCACGATACCAAAAGATGATGGGTCATTAGCATCATTTGTTGGATTCAGGGTTCAACATGACAATGCTAGAGGACCCATGAAAGGAGGAATTAGATACCATCCAGAG GTTGACCCTGATGAAGTGAACGCCTTGGCACAGCTAATGACTTGGAAAACTGCAGTAGCAAATATTCCATATGGTGGAGCTAAAGGTGGAATTGGATGTGATCCAGGGGAGTTAAGTATCTCTGAGCTAGAGCGACTTACTCGGGTTTTCACACAAAAGATACATGATTTAATTGGCATTCATACCGATGTTCCGGCACCTGATATGGGGACGAATCCACAA ACAATGGCGTGGATACTGGATGAATATTCTAAGTTTCATGGCTATTCACCTGCAGTAGTGACTGGAAAACCCATT GATCTTGGTGGGTCTTTAGGTAGAGATGCGGCCACCGGAAGAGGTGTACTCTTTGCAACAGAAGCATTACTTAACGAGTACGGGAAAAGTATTTCTGGACAACGGTTTGTCATTCAA GGATTTGGAAATGTTGGCTCCTGGGCGGCTCAACTCATCCACGAAAAAGGGGGTAAAATCGTGGCAGTCAGTGACATAACTGGCGCCTTAAAAAACAGCAATGGCATTGACATACCGAGCTTACTCAAACATTCAAAAGCGAACCGTGGAATTAAGGGTTTCGGTGGTGCTCAGCATATTGACTCGAACTCAATTTTAGTCGAAGACTGTGATGTTCTCATTCCAGCCGCCCTCGGGGGTGTTATTAACAG GGAAAATGCAAATGAGATCAAAGCTAAGTTTATTATCGAGGCAGCCAATCATCCTTCTGACCCTGAAGCTGATGAG ATATTGGCAAAGAAAGGTGTTGTTATCCTCCCTGACATACTTGCCAACTCTGGTGGAGTTACTGTCAGCTACTTTGAATGGGTTCAG AACATCCAAGGGTTTATGTGGGATGAAGAGAAGGTTAACAAAGAATTGAAAACGTACATGACGAAAGGCTTCCAGTCAGTGAAAGAAATGTGCAAGACTCACGGCTGCGACATCCGCATGGGGGCTTTCACTCTTGGAGTTAATCGTGTTGCTCGTGCCACCATTCTCAGGGGATGGGAAGCTTGA
- the LOC113321834 gene encoding glutamate dehydrogenase 1-like isoform X4, with the protein MYQRLVLWKVGSRNLCQNWERNMNALAATSRNFKQAARLLGLDSKLEKSLLIPFREIKVECTIPKDDGSLASFVGFRVQHDNARGPMKGGIRYHPEVDPDEVNALAQLMTWKTAVANIPYGGAKGGIGCDPGELSISELERLTRVFTQKIHDLIGIHTDVPAPDMGTNPQTMAWILDEYSKFHGYSPAVVTGKPIDLGGSLGRDAATGRGVLFATEALLNEYGKSISGQRFVIQGFGNVGSWAAQLIHEKGGKIVAVSDITGALKNSNGIDIPSLLKHSKANRGIKGFGGAQHIDSNSILVEDCDVLIPAALGGVINRENANEIKAKFIIEAANHPSDPEADEILAKKGVVILPDILANSGGVTVSYFEWVQLHKRKLVVEFTNARRTSKGLCGMKRRLTKN; encoded by the exons ATGTACCAGAGGTTAGTTTTATGGAAGGTGGGTAGCAGGAATCTCTGTCAGAATTG GGAAAGAAACATGAATGCATTAGCAGCTACAAGCAGGAACTTCAAGCAAGCAGCCCGGCTTTTGGGGTTGGATTCAAAACTCGAAAAGAGTTTACTTATTCCTTTCAGAGAAATTAAG GTGGAATGCACGATACCAAAAGATGATGGGTCATTAGCATCATTTGTTGGATTCAGGGTTCAACATGACAATGCTAGAGGACCCATGAAAGGAGGAATTAGATACCATCCAGAG GTTGACCCTGATGAAGTGAACGCCTTGGCACAGCTAATGACTTGGAAAACTGCAGTAGCAAATATTCCATATGGTGGAGCTAAAGGTGGAATTGGATGTGATCCAGGGGAGTTAAGTATCTCTGAGCTAGAGCGACTTACTCGGGTTTTCACACAAAAGATACATGATTTAATTGGCATTCATACCGATGTTCCGGCACCTGATATGGGGACGAATCCACAA ACAATGGCGTGGATACTGGATGAATATTCTAAGTTTCATGGCTATTCACCTGCAGTAGTGACTGGAAAACCCATT GATCTTGGTGGGTCTTTAGGTAGAGATGCGGCCACCGGAAGAGGTGTACTCTTTGCAACAGAAGCATTACTTAACGAGTACGGGAAAAGTATTTCTGGACAACGGTTTGTCATTCAA GGATTTGGAAATGTTGGCTCCTGGGCGGCTCAACTCATCCACGAAAAAGGGGGTAAAATCGTGGCAGTCAGTGACATAACTGGCGCCTTAAAAAACAGCAATGGCATTGACATACCGAGCTTACTCAAACATTCAAAAGCGAACCGTGGAATTAAGGGTTTCGGTGGTGCTCAGCATATTGACTCGAACTCAATTTTAGTCGAAGACTGTGATGTTCTCATTCCAGCCGCCCTCGGGGGTGTTATTAACAG GGAAAATGCAAATGAGATCAAAGCTAAGTTTATTATCGAGGCAGCCAATCATCCTTCTGACCCTGAAGCTGATGAG ATATTGGCAAAGAAAGGTGTTGTTATCCTCCCTGACATACTTGCCAACTCTGGTGGAGTTACTGTCAGCTACTTTGAATGGGTTCAG TTACATAAAAGAAAACTGGTGGTTGAGTTCACTAATGCACGCAGAACATCCAAGGGTTTATGTGGGATGAAGAGAAGGTTAACAAAGAATTGA
- the LOC113321834 gene encoding glutamate dehydrogenase 1-like isoform X3, giving the protein MNALAATSRNFKQAARLLGLDSKLEKSLLIPFREIKVECTIPKDDGSLASFVGFRVQHDNARGPMKGGIRYHPEVDPDEVNALAQLMTWKTAVANIPYGGAKGGIGCDPGELSISELERLTRVFTQKIHDLIGIHTDVPAPDMGTNPQTMAWILDEYSKFHGYSPAVVTGKPIDLGGSLGRDAATGRGVLFATEALLNEYGKSISGQRFVIQGFGNVGSWAAQLIHEKGGKIVAVSDITGALKNSNGIDIPSLLKHSKANRGIKGFGGAQHIDSNSILVEDCDVLIPAALGGVINRENANEIKAKFIIEAANHPSDPEADEILAKKGVVILPDILANSGGVTVSYFEWVQNIQGFMWDEEKVNKELKTYMTKGFQSVKEMCKTHGCDIRMGAFTLGVNRVARATILRGWEA; this is encoded by the exons ATGAATGCATTAGCAGCTACAAGCAGGAACTTCAAGCAAGCAGCCCGGCTTTTGGGGTTGGATTCAAAACTCGAAAAGAGTTTACTTATTCCTTTCAGAGAAATTAAG GTGGAATGCACGATACCAAAAGATGATGGGTCATTAGCATCATTTGTTGGATTCAGGGTTCAACATGACAATGCTAGAGGACCCATGAAAGGAGGAATTAGATACCATCCAGAG GTTGACCCTGATGAAGTGAACGCCTTGGCACAGCTAATGACTTGGAAAACTGCAGTAGCAAATATTCCATATGGTGGAGCTAAAGGTGGAATTGGATGTGATCCAGGGGAGTTAAGTATCTCTGAGCTAGAGCGACTTACTCGGGTTTTCACACAAAAGATACATGATTTAATTGGCATTCATACCGATGTTCCGGCACCTGATATGGGGACGAATCCACAA ACAATGGCGTGGATACTGGATGAATATTCTAAGTTTCATGGCTATTCACCTGCAGTAGTGACTGGAAAACCCATT GATCTTGGTGGGTCTTTAGGTAGAGATGCGGCCACCGGAAGAGGTGTACTCTTTGCAACAGAAGCATTACTTAACGAGTACGGGAAAAGTATTTCTGGACAACGGTTTGTCATTCAA GGATTTGGAAATGTTGGCTCCTGGGCGGCTCAACTCATCCACGAAAAAGGGGGTAAAATCGTGGCAGTCAGTGACATAACTGGCGCCTTAAAAAACAGCAATGGCATTGACATACCGAGCTTACTCAAACATTCAAAAGCGAACCGTGGAATTAAGGGTTTCGGTGGTGCTCAGCATATTGACTCGAACTCAATTTTAGTCGAAGACTGTGATGTTCTCATTCCAGCCGCCCTCGGGGGTGTTATTAACAG GGAAAATGCAAATGAGATCAAAGCTAAGTTTATTATCGAGGCAGCCAATCATCCTTCTGACCCTGAAGCTGATGAG ATATTGGCAAAGAAAGGTGTTGTTATCCTCCCTGACATACTTGCCAACTCTGGTGGAGTTACTGTCAGCTACTTTGAATGGGTTCAG AACATCCAAGGGTTTATGTGGGATGAAGAGAAGGTTAACAAAGAATTGAAAACGTACATGACGAAAGGCTTCCAGTCAGTGAAAGAAATGTGCAAGACTCACGGCTGCGACATCCGCATGGGGGCTTTCACTCTTGGAGTTAATCGTGTTGCTCGTGCCACCATTCTCAGGGGATGGGAAGCTTGA